From the Egibacteraceae bacterium genome, the window GCGCCATGTCGCAGATCCCAGCGGCGCAGCACCGCCGTCCGAAGATCCGTGTGAGGATGACCCCACTGAAAGCCACCCTCGAACGCCCCGGCAGCCCATGGCTCGGTCGTGGGCAGCAGCAGGATGGTGGCGTCGTCGGGGACAAACCACTCCAGGTACCGGCCATCTCCGGGCTTGGCCGAACCGGGGTTGTTCGCCAG encodes:
- a CDS encoding DUF4253 domain-containing protein; translation: LANNPGSAKPGDGRYLEWFVPDDATILLLPTTEPWAAGAFEGGFQWGHPHTDLRTAVLRRWDLRHGAEPAANWGTMLQLVVGRPPSTIEAAWAIAREVALLWPDTAGGLNGISTRTHARDLIDRDRWFLHYRP